The genomic interval CCCGGTCGGCGACCATGCCGCCGAAGGGCGTCAGGAAGAACACCGGAACGGTCGAGCAGAACGAGGTGACGCCGAGCAGGAGCGGCGAATGCGTCAGGCTGTAGACCAGCCAGGGCTGCGCGGTGTTCTGCATCCACGAGCCCATCAGCGAGACGAACTGGCCGGCGAAGAACAGGCGGTAATTGCGGTGGCGGAAGACGGCGAGCAGGCCGGCGGGCTTTCGGATGTCGGGCGCGATTTCCTGCTCGGCGGGCGGCTCTTCCGGCGGGGTCCCGAGGTTGACATCGGGGTCGCCGCCCGAAGCGGCCTCGTCCCCTTCGGCCGCGCCCTGCGCGCCCCCTGTCCCGATACCCGTCATGGCCGCACGGGAGTTACTCCGCAGAGCCGTCAGGCTCAAGGCTTTATTGGCCAACGCGGCGCCATGGCCCGACGGTCGCTCGTCCAAGGTTCCGTCGACGTAATGATCGCGGGCCGCCGCGCCTTGTCAGGGCGCCGCCCGCCGTGCTGACCTTCGGGCAACCGCTATCCCGAAGGAATATCCATGTCCGGCACCGACGTACTGTTCCGCCCGTTCCAGCTCAAATCGCTGTCGCTTCCCAACCGCATCGTCATGGCGCCGATGACGCGCTCCAAATCGCCGGAGCAGATCCCGAACGATACCGTCGCCGCCTATTACAAGGCCCGCGCTGCCGGCGGCACCGGCCTGATCCTGACCGAGGGCACCGCGCCCGAGCACAAATCGGCCACCAACGACGTGAACGTCCCGCATTTCCACGGCGCCGCGTCCCTCGAAGGCTGGGGCAAGGTGGTCAAAGCGGTGAAATCCGTCGGTGGCCATATCATGCCGCAGCTTTGGCACCTCGGCGTCGTGCGCCATCCCGGCACCGGCCCCTATCCCGAGCAGCCCAGCATGAGTCCCTCCGGCCTCGCCAAGAAGGACAAGAAGGTCGCCGAGCCGATGAGCGACGGCGACGTCGCCGACGTGATCGCCGGCTTCGCCAAATCCGCCACCTACGCCAAGGACCTCGGCTTCGACGGCGTCGAGCTGCACGGCGCGCACGGCTATCTGATCGACCAGTTCTTCTGGGAGGGCACCAACCAGCGCGGCGACAAATACGGCGGCAGCCTCGAGGCCCGCTCCCATTTCGCCGCCGACATCGCGCGCGCCGTGCGCGCCGCGGTGGGACCGGATTTCCCGATCCTGCTGCGCTTCTCGCAATGGAAGCAGCAGGACTTCGCCGCCCGCCTGGCGCACACGCCGGGCGAACTCGAAACCTTCCTCAAGCCGCTGATCGACGCCGGCGTCGACATCTTCCATTGCTCGACGCGCCGCTTCTGGGAGCCGGAATTCGAAGGCTCCGACCTGAACCTCGCCGGCTGGACCAAGAAGCTTTCGGGCAAGCCCACGATCTCGGTCGGTTCGGTCAGCCTCAGCAACGACTTCATCACCGCCTTCCGCCAGGCGGGCGCGGAGATCTCCGGCATCGACCGGCTGATCGAGATGATGGAGCGCGGCGACTTCGACCTCATCGCGGTCGGCCGCGCCCTGATCGTCAACCCCGACTGGGCGAACAAGGTGCGCGTCGGCAAGCTGGACGCGCTCGTGCCCTACAGCCCGGAGGCCCTGGCGACGCTGGTCTAGGCATTCGGCGCGCCGCCGCGATAGACAGCGCATTCGCGAAGCCGTCAAAATTTGCGGCAGGTCGGAGCAGCGGGAGAATTGGGCGTAGGGCATTTCACCTTGACCGCGACGGACATCGCCGTGATCGGCTACGGCTCGGCCGCGCTCGGCGTGCTCATGCTGATCATGCACACGATGATCCCGTTGCGGATCACCGGCGTCGCCCACAATGTGGCGCAGATCTGTTTCGGCCTGCTCACCGGCATCTATCCGATCGTCGTCCAGCACGCGATCCTGCTGCCGATCAATGTGCGCCGGCTCAGCCAGATGACCGGCCTCATCAATCAGGTGAAGCATGCCGCGAACAGCGGCTCGCAGTCCCTGGAATGGCTCAAGCCGTTCATGGATCGCGTCTCGGTGCGCAAAGGGGACGTCCTGTTCCGCAAGGGTGACAAGGCCGACCGCATGTATTATGTCCTGAGCGGACGGCTCGGCGTCGCCGATGTCGGGGTCGAGATCGCGGAAGGCGGGGTCGTGGGCGAGCTCGGCATGCTGTCGCCCGGTCAGACGCGCACGCACACGGTCTCCTGCACCGAGGACGCGAACCTCCTGGTCATGCCGTACAGACGGATCGAGCAGCTCTATTACCAGAACCCGACCTTCGGATTCTATTTTCTCAAACTGTCGAGCGCGCGCCTGTTCGAGAACATCGCCCAGCTCGAACGCCATCTCGCCGAGAGCAACCGGGAAATCGACCGGCTCCGCGCGCAGCGGGCGGCCTGAATCGGGCCGGCGTCAGCCTTCCGCCGCAAGCCGCGCCTCGGCGGCGGCGATCATGGCCTGGAAGCGGGGATCGTCGCGCAGCGAATCGAAGTCCGGATCGGCCTTGGCGTGGTTCAGGAAATCGATCGACATCGTCGCCAGTACCGGTCCGAGAAGCTCCAGCGCGCGATCCTTGTCCCCCATCTGGGCCGCCATGTCGCAGGCGAAGTTGTAGCGCATGTTCATGTTGTCGGGATCGATGAGAAGGCCGCGGGCCATCCATTCCTTGGCGCGCTCGGCCTCGCCCAGCACCATCAGCGCCGAGACGCCGAGCCCGATCGCGGCGCCGTTGTTGCGGTCGAGCGCGATGACCTTTTCGACCCGGGCCAGGGTCATCTCCGCGGCGCGGCGCTGGCCCTTGGCGTCGCCGGTCGCGGTGTAGCAGGTGATCAGCATGGCCGACGAACTGAAATCCGCTTCCAAAATGGCGGCGGACTTCTCGAAATGGGCGATAGCGTCGACGATCCGGCGCCGGCGGAAATGCGAATAGGCCGCCGCGCGGTTGACCTCGTGCGAGTCCGGATCCATGCGCAGCGCGGTCGCCAGCTCGGCCAGCGCCTCGTCATGGCGCCCGCTCTCGTGCAGCAGCAGGGCCAGGACGGCGTGCGCCTCGGCCAGGTTGGCGTCGAGCGCCAGCGCTCGTTCGACCGAGGCCTGGCCGCCATCGCCGTCCCTGGCGAACTGGTAGCGCAGCGAGTTCTGCGCCATGGCCAGCAGCGCCCAGGCGCGCGCATAGGACGGATCGATCTCGGTCGCGCGCGTGCAGAGGCGGATGACCGTCTCGTCCCGCCGCACGTCGCCGAAATTGCCGGTGGTGAAGTTCTGCCGTGCCATCAGATAGAGATTGTAGGCCTCGACATTCTCGGTGCCGCGGCGCTCGATCGCCTTCTTCTCCTCGGGCAGCAGCACGAGCCTGAGGGCACCGACGATGGCTTGGCTGATCTCGTCCTGCAGCGCGAAGATGTCGTCGAGATTGCGGTCGTAGCGTTCCGCCCAGACATGGTCGCCCGCGGCCCCGTCGATGAGCTGCGCGGTGATGCGCACCCGCCCGCCCGATTTGCGGACGCTGCCTTCCAGCACATGGCTGACGGAGAGCTCGCGCGCGACCTGCGGGATCTTCAGGCTCTTGCCCTTGAAGGTGAAGGCGGTGTTGCGCGCCACCACCGACAAGGCCGAGACCTTGGAGAGATCGGTGATGATGTCTTCGCTGATGCCGTCGCTGAAATACTCCTGCTCCGTGTCGCCGCTCATGTTCGAGAAGGGCAGGACGCAGATGGAGAGCTTGTGCGCCGGTTCGGGCTTCGGCCGCTCCGCCTCGTCCGTCGCGCGCGCCGGGCGGACCGAGAACACGTGCACCGGCGTCTCGATGTTCTTGACCGTGTGCTCCCCAAGGTCGTCGAACGTGCAGGAGATCTTGCCCCTGGCGTTGTCGTGCACGGTGCGCGAGACGGCGACGCCGCCGACGGGCGCCAGCGCCTGGAGCCGGGCCGCGACATTGACCCCGTCGCCATAGATATCGTCGTCCTCGACGATCACCTCGCCCAGATTGATGCCGATGCGGTAGCGGATGCGGCTGGCGCCGGCGGCCTTCTCGGTCGCGGCCTGGATCGCGAGCGCGCATTCGACGGCCGAGATGACGCTGGGAAATTCCGCCAGCGCGCCGTCGCCGATCAGCTTGAAGATGCGGCCGCCATGGATCGCGACCTGGGGATCGAAAATCCGCGTCCGGTTGGCCTTCAGCCGCTCCAGCGTCCCGGTCTCGTCGGCTTCCATCAATCCGCTATAGCCGACCACGTCGGCGGACAGGATGGCGGTGAGCTTGCGCTGCATCAGCCGGATCCCGTTTCGCCGTCCGCCGCCACCCGCGCTTCCGCCGCCGCCAGCATGGCCTTGAAACGCGGATCGTCCCGGATGCGGTCGAGGTCCGGATCGACTTTGGCGTGCTTGAGGAAGCCGACGTTCCACCGGGCGAAGACGGGTCCCAGCATGTCGAGCGCGGCGTCGAAATCCTGCAATTGCGTCACCAGCGTGCAGGCAAAATTATAGCGCATGTTCATGTTGTCGGGATCGATCAGCAGCGCGCGGGTGATCCAGTCGCTCGCCCGTTCCTTCTCGCCCAGGGCCGCGAGCGCGTCGGCGCCGCTGGCCACGGCCGCGCCGTTGTTCTGGTCCTGCGTCAGGGTCTTTTCCGCGCGCGCCAGCGCAACCCGCGCGACGCGCACCATGTCGCCGGTATTCCCCAGTGCCCGATAACAGGTCATCAGCATCAGCGGCGAATTGAAGTCCGTTTCCATCAGCGCCGTGGCTTTCTCGAAATAGCGGGCGGCGTCCTCGACGGCGCGCTGCCGGAAGCTCAATCGCGCCGCCGATTTGTTGACCTCGTAGGACTCCGGGTCCAGCTTCAGGGCCACGGCGATTTCGGCGCAGGCCTCGTCCGTGCGGCCCTGGTCGGACAGGATTCGCGCCTTGATCGCGTGGGCTTCCGCCAGATTGGCGTCCAGCGCCAGCGCGCGTTCCACCGCGGTCAGGCCGTCGTCGGTTTTGACGCCATGGGTGAAGTACAAAATCATCTGCCCCAGCGCCATCAGCGCCCAGCCTTGCGCGTAGTTCGGATCGATTTCGGTGGCCCGCCGGCACAGCCGCACGATGGCCTCCGCGCGGTTCGAATAGCCCTCGTTTCCGATCACGTAATTCTGCCGCGCCATCAGATAGAGATTATAGGCCTCGGCATTGGTGGTGCCGCGCCGCTCGATGGCCTTCTTCTCCTCCGGAAGAAGCTTCAGCCTGAGCGCCTTGACGATGGCCTCGGAGATCTCGTCCTGCAGCGCGAAGATGTCGCTGAGATCGCGGTCGTAGCGCTCGGCCCAGACATGCTCGCCGGTGGCGCCGTCGATCAGCTGCGCGGTGATGCGCAGGCGGCTGCCCGCCTTGCGCACGCTGCCTTCGAGGATGTGGCTGACCTTCAGCTGTCGCGCGATCTGCGGAATGTCGACGCTCTTGCCCTTGAACTGGAACGCGGTGTTGCGGGCGATGACGCCCAGCGCCGAGACCTTGCTCAGATCGGTGATGATGTCTTCGCTGATGCCGTCGCTGAAATATTCCTGCTGCGGATCGTCGCTCATATTGGCGAACGGCAGCACGCAGATCGACAGCTTTTGCGACGCCTCGGCGGCCGGCGGAACGGCCTCTGGCGGCGCGGCGGCGCGAACCGAGAATGCCTGGACCGGGCGCTCGTGATTCTTCACCTGGTGTTCGCCCATGTCCTCGAAGGCGCAGGCGAGCTTGCCTTCGATATTGTCGCGCACGGTCCTCGACACGGCGATGCCGCCGACCGGCGCCAGCGCCTGCAACCGCGCGGCGACATTGACGCCCTCGCCATAGATGTCGTCCCCCTCGACGATCACCTCGCCCAGATTGATCCCGATGCGATAGCGGATGCGGCTGGCGCCGGCGGCCTTCTCGGTCGCGGCCTGGATCGCGAGCGCGCATTCGGCCGCGGCGATGACGCTGGGGAATTCCGCCAGAGCCCCGTCGCCGATCAGCTTGAAGACCCGCCCGCCATGGATGGCGACCTGAGGGTCGAAGATGCGGGCCCGGTTGGCCTTCAGCCGTTCCAGCGTGCCGGCCTCGTCGGCCTGCATCAGGCCGCTATAGCCGACCACGTCGGCGGACAGAATCGCGGTCAATTTTCGTTGCATCGAAAACGGGCGGCCGTGGTGAACCCGGAGATACCCTAACGGCTCGGCCGGGCGCCGTCAGCCCCGCACGATGTCACCGTCTCGACAGCACCATCTTCAGCCCGAATTGCGGCCGGAGCGTCAGCCGCGCCAGCGGCACCACGGGATGGCCGGGCACGAGGTCCAGCTTGAACCGCTTGAGGATCTGGCCCAGCACGATCATCGCCTCCTGCATCGCGAAGCCCATGCCGATGCAGATGCGCGGCCCGGCGCCGAACGGGATATAGGCGAAGCGGGGAATGACCTCGCGCCGGCCCGGCGCGAAACGGTCGGGATCGAAATAATCGGGCGCCTCCCACAGCGTGCGATGGCGCTGGATCAGCCAGGGCGAGATCAGGACCGAGGTGCCGCCGCGGATATCGATCGGCCCGATCCGGTCCGGCCCGATGGAATCGCGGCTGATGAAGGGCGCCGGCGGATAGAGGCGGAGCGACTCCTCCAGCACCTGGCGCGTATAGGGCATGCGGGCCGGATCGCCGTCCGCCGCGCGCACCTCCGCCGCCACCCGCGCCTCGATGCCGGGAAATTGCGACAGCAGATAGAGCGTCCAGGCAAGCGCGTTGGCGGTCGTCTCATGGCCCGCGAAAATGAAGGTCATCGCATTGTCGTAGACCTCGGCCTCGCCGAACAGCGCGCCGCCTTCGGGATCGCGGGTGGTCAGCAGCAGGGTGAGCAGGTCCTTCGGCGCGGCGGCCGGATCGCGCGCGATCTGTTCCTTGCGCCGGGCGATCAGGGCGCCGATCTCGCGGCGGAAGAAGCGCACCGCGGCGCGGGCCTTCAGCCTTTTGGGCGTCGGCGCCCAGGCCGGCACGCCCAGCGTGGTCAGAAGGTCGATCCGTCCCAGCGTGTCGATATAGGTGACGAAGTGCCCGGCCAGCGCCGCATAGTCGATCCGCACGTCGTCGGAGAACATCGTGTGGGTGATAATGGCGTAGGTGATCCGCATCATCTCCTCGGCCGCGTCGATCGTGGCGCCGGGCGCCAGATCGTCCCAGCGCTTCAGCGCCGCCTCGGTCACTGTCGCCATGGGCGCCGCGAAATCGGCGACATGGCGCATGGAAAAGGTCGGCGCGGTGGTTCGGCGCTGGAATTTCCAGCTTTCGCCATCGGCGTTGAACAGGCCGTTGCCCAGCGCCGGCCCCGTCGTGCGCTGCACCTGCCGGCTCTTTTTGTAATTCGCGACATTGTCGAGCAGGACATGCTTCACGCCGTCCGGATCGTTGAGCAGCAGGAAGTCCTGGATCCAGTTTCGGTCATAGACGTAAGGCACGCGATAGGCGCGTTCGCCCCAGGCCGCCACCGCGTTGCGCCCGATCTCCCGCACCGCCTGGATGCGGCTGATCACGCGATCCTTGGGAATCGGCGCCGCCGGCCTCAATGCTGATTCTCGCGGTTCCGCCAGCGCCTCGCTCATGGCGGGACACTAGCATCGCCTTCTACGCCTTACACCTTCGCTCTTCGCATTGACTTAGGAATGGGCGCGCTTAGTCTCCCGTCTTCAGCACCGGACCCGCGCATGGCAAAGGACTTCATCGGCTATCAGGCATTGACCGACGCGGCGCTGCGCGGCGTCGTGCGCGATGCCTTGCGCCGGATCGAGAAGCAGGGGCTGATTGGCTCGCACCATTTCTACCTGACCTTCAAGACGAAATTTCCCGGCGTCGACATTCCCGATTTCCTGCGCGAGCAATATCCCGACGAGATGACCATCATCCTCCAGCACCAGTTCTGGGGCCTGAAGGTCACCGAGGACCGCTTCGAGGTCACGCTCACCTTCAAGAAGCTGCCGGCGACGCTCGTCATCCCGTTTCCTGCGCTTACCGCCTTCTTCGATCCGGGCGTGCAGTTCGGCCTGCAGTTCCGCGGCCAGGAGGGCGACGCCAAGGGCGCGTCCTCGCCCACCATGCTGCCGCAGCCCGCCGTGGAGCAGAACCGCGAGAAAACCTCCGAGCCCGCGAAAGCCGCCGAGCCGGCCGACAAACCCGCCGCGCCCGGCGAAGTGGTGAGTTTGGATTCGTTTCGGAAGAAGTAACTCCGCCCTGCGCACGGAAAAATTGGATTGCAATCATTGCAATCAATGAGTACATTGCTTGCATGGCAAGCATCACCGTCCGGAATCTCGACGACCGCGTGAAACAGCGGCTGCGCATGCGCGCTGCCGGCAATGGTCACTCACTCGAAGCCGAAGTTCGCGACATCCTTACCAGAAGTGTGCAAGCACCCTCCGCGCCTCATCCGACGAGAGGGCTCGATCTCTTCAAGCCTATCCGAGACGTCGTCGAAGAATATGGCGGTGTTGATCTGGATATCCCGCCGAGAACCGCCATGAGAGAAATCGAATTGGACGGCGTCTCGTCCCCGAAGCGGGCGCACCGCTCGAAGAACACGGACACCGCGAAGAAGAGTGATACGAGTGTTGACGCCTTGCGCAACACCTACGGCGATGCGGTTGCGGCAGGCGTGCGCGGGGACACGAAATTCGAGAACCTGGTGCGCGACGTCGCGTCGGATTTCCGTCGGACACCCGACGCGGAGCGGTCCACGCGTCGAAGAAAATGATCATTCTGGACACCAATGTGATTTCGGAATTCGCAAAGCCGTTGACGTCCGAGCGCGTCGCCGGGTGGCTACGAGCGCAAAGCTCCATGGAGCTTTCGACGACGACAATCACCGAAGCGGAGCTTTTTGCCGGCGTTGCCGCCCTGCCCGAGGGCAAGCGTCGGACCAGCATGGCGCGGGCCTATGGTGAAATTTTAGATTCGCTCGGCAATCGGATATTTTTGTTCGATCGACAAGCGGCAAGAGAGTTTTCGCTGGTTGTTACGCTGCGGCGCCAGGCGGGCTTGAAGACCGCCACTGCCGACGGCCAGATTGCGGCCATTGCACGCCTGCATGGGGCTGCCGTGGCAACGAGGAACGTCGACGACTTCGGGGCCTGCGGCGTACAAGTCATCAACCCTTGGATCGACGGACCATGACCAAACCCACCCGCACCGAAACCGACACTTTCGGACCCGTCGAGGTCGATGCCTCGAAATACTGGGGCGCGCAGGCCGAGCGCTCGCTGCACAATTTCAAGATCGGCTGGGAGAAGCAGCCCGCCGCCATCGTGCGCGCGCTGGGCGTCGTCAAGCGCGCCGCGGCGGAGACCAACATGGCGCTCGGCCATCTCGACCCCAAGCTCGGCGAGACCATCGTCAAGGCGGCGCAGGAGGTGATCGAGGGCAAGCTCGACGCGCATTTCCCGCTCTCCGTCTGGCAGACCGGCTCGGGCACCCAGTCCAACATGAACGCCAACGAGGTGATCTCCAACCGCGCGATCCAGATGCTGGGCGGCGAGATGGGCTCCAAGAAGCCGGTCCATCCCAACGACCACGTCAATATGAGCCAGTCGTCGAACGACACCTATCCGACGGCCATG from Rhizomicrobium sp. carries:
- a CDS encoding NADH:flavin oxidoreductase, which codes for MSGTDVLFRPFQLKSLSLPNRIVMAPMTRSKSPEQIPNDTVAAYYKARAAGGTGLILTEGTAPEHKSATNDVNVPHFHGAASLEGWGKVVKAVKSVGGHIMPQLWHLGVVRHPGTGPYPEQPSMSPSGLAKKDKKVAEPMSDGDVADVIAGFAKSATYAKDLGFDGVELHGAHGYLIDQFFWEGTNQRGDKYGGSLEARSHFAADIARAVRAAVGPDFPILLRFSQWKQQDFAARLAHTPGELETFLKPLIDAGVDIFHCSTRRFWEPEFEGSDLNLAGWTKKLSGKPTISVGSVSLSNDFITAFRQAGAEISGIDRLIEMMERGDFDLIAVGRALIVNPDWANKVRVGKLDALVPYSPEALATLV
- a CDS encoding adenylate/guanylate cyclase domain-containing protein, yielding MTAILSADVVGYSGLMQADEAGTLERLKANRARIFDPQVAIHGGRVFKLIGDGALAEFPSVIAAAECALAIQAATEKAAGASRIRYRIGINLGEVIVEGDDIYGEGVNVAARLQALAPVGGIAVSRTVRDNIEGKLACAFEDMGEHQVKNHERPVQAFSVRAAAPPEAVPPAAEASQKLSICVLPFANMSDDPQQEYFSDGISEDIITDLSKVSALGVIARNTAFQFKGKSVDIPQIARQLKVSHILEGSVRKAGSRLRITAQLIDGATGEHVWAERYDRDLSDIFALQDEISEAIVKALRLKLLPEEKKAIERRGTTNAEAYNLYLMARQNYVIGNEGYSNRAEAIVRLCRRATEIDPNYAQGWALMALGQMILYFTHGVKTDDGLTAVERALALDANLAEAHAIKARILSDQGRTDEACAEIAVALKLDPESYEVNKSAARLSFRQRAVEDAARYFEKATALMETDFNSPLMLMTCYRALGNTGDMVRVARVALARAEKTLTQDQNNGAAVASGADALAALGEKERASDWITRALLIDPDNMNMRYNFACTLVTQLQDFDAALDMLGPVFARWNVGFLKHAKVDPDLDRIRDDPRFKAMLAAAEARVAADGETGSG
- a CDS encoding cytochrome P450 yields the protein MISRIQAVREIGRNAVAAWGERAYRVPYVYDRNWIQDFLLLNDPDGVKHVLLDNVANYKKSRQVQRTTGPALGNGLFNADGESWKFQRRTTAPTFSMRHVADFAAPMATVTEAALKRWDDLAPGATIDAAEEMMRITYAIITHTMFSDDVRIDYAALAGHFVTYIDTLGRIDLLTTLGVPAWAPTPKRLKARAAVRFFRREIGALIARRKEQIARDPAAAPKDLLTLLLTTRDPEGGALFGEAEVYDNAMTFIFAGHETTANALAWTLYLLSQFPGIEARVAAEVRAADGDPARMPYTRQVLEESLRLYPPAPFISRDSIGPDRIGPIDIRGGTSVLISPWLIQRHRTLWEAPDYFDPDRFAPGRREVIPRFAYIPFGAGPRICIGMGFAMQEAMIVLGQILKRFKLDLVPGHPVVPLARLTLRPQFGLKMVLSRR
- a CDS encoding ClpXP protease specificity-enhancing factor SspB, whose protein sequence is MAKDFIGYQALTDAALRGVVRDALRRIEKQGLIGSHHFYLTFKTKFPGVDIPDFLREQYPDEMTIILQHQFWGLKVTEDRFEVTLTFKKLPATLVIPFPALTAFFDPGVQFGLQFRGQEGDAKGASSPTMLPQPAVEQNREKTSEPAKAAEPADKPAAPGEVVSLDSFRKK
- a CDS encoding cyclic nucleotide-binding domain-containing protein, which gives rise to MTATDIAVIGYGSAALGVLMLIMHTMIPLRITGVAHNVAQICFGLLTGIYPIVVQHAILLPINVRRLSQMTGLINQVKHAANSGSQSLEWLKPFMDRVSVRKGDVLFRKGDKADRMYYVLSGRLGVADVGVEIAEGGVVGELGMLSPGQTRTHTVSCTEDANLLVMPYRRIEQLYYQNPTFGFYFLKLSSARLFENIAQLERHLAESNREIDRLRAQRAA
- a CDS encoding adenylate/guanylate cyclase domain-containing protein yields the protein MQRKLTAILSADVVGYSGLMEADETGTLERLKANRTRIFDPQVAIHGGRIFKLIGDGALAEFPSVISAVECALAIQAATEKAAGASRIRYRIGINLGEVIVEDDDIYGDGVNVAARLQALAPVGGVAVSRTVHDNARGKISCTFDDLGEHTVKNIETPVHVFSVRPARATDEAERPKPEPAHKLSICVLPFSNMSGDTEQEYFSDGISEDIITDLSKVSALSVVARNTAFTFKGKSLKIPQVARELSVSHVLEGSVRKSGGRVRITAQLIDGAAGDHVWAERYDRNLDDIFALQDEISQAIVGALRLVLLPEEKKAIERRGTENVEAYNLYLMARQNFTTGNFGDVRRDETVIRLCTRATEIDPSYARAWALLAMAQNSLRYQFARDGDGGQASVERALALDANLAEAHAVLALLLHESGRHDEALAELATALRMDPDSHEVNRAAAYSHFRRRRIVDAIAHFEKSAAILEADFSSSAMLITCYTATGDAKGQRRAAEMTLARVEKVIALDRNNGAAIGLGVSALMVLGEAERAKEWMARGLLIDPDNMNMRYNFACDMAAQMGDKDRALELLGPVLATMSIDFLNHAKADPDFDSLRDDPRFQAMIAAAEARLAAEG
- a CDS encoding type II toxin-antitoxin system VapC family toxin codes for the protein MIILDTNVISEFAKPLTSERVAGWLRAQSSMELSTTTITEAELFAGVAALPEGKRRTSMARAYGEILDSLGNRIFLFDRQAAREFSLVVTLRRQAGLKTATADGQIAAIARLHGAAVATRNVDDFGACGVQVINPWIDGP